GCGAGGTCGTTGATCTCCTCCCTAGCAGCTTTGAAGAGGGGGATTCTTCGGCGGGTCCGGTCTCCCACCTGGAGAAAGCGCAGTCCGAGACGGTATTTTTTCTCGTCCTGGACGACGTATCCCGAGTCCCGGAGTACCTGCAGGTGGTAGTGAATCGTGCTCTTCGGGATGTCGAGACGGTTGGCAAGTTCGGTTACACCCTGTGCGCCGTGTTCGTCGAGGTCGGAGATGATGTCTAACAACTTCCTCGTCGTCCGACCCGTATGTTCGTTTTCTCCGGCCATACTAATCCATCATGGTCACTCATTATAAATGTTGTTCAACTCAGACGAACAGTTCTTGAGAACAGACGACAGGCCGCAGCACTGGACTCGCTCCCCGCGAATCCCCACCGTCGCACGGTATCCGGAGTATCGGGTTCCCGCTAGACGACGGATATCCCGGTTTCCCTTTTGGCAAATATATTCGATTGAGTCGAACATGGGTTGTCACAACTTACCATGATTTGCCGACAGTGATTCTCGAACAGCACGAGTGGTTCGCTCTGGCTGTCCTATGCTCTTTCGGGCACTGAAAAGGACGAGCGGGGAACCGCCTCCACAGAAGCCGTTTAGATGAATTAAAGGGTCTCGTACCTGGCGAAGATACGGACGGGAGAGCAGAATCGTCGTCTTCGTAGACCTCTCTCAGATCGGTATCGTCTCGCTCGAGCTGCTCCCGCCGCTGTGCCAACAGAGGGCGCGCGACGCTCCCCGGGAACTAGATTTATATAGCCGGGTCGGGCATGACTGACGTGTGATGCTTGACAGCAAAACTGCCGTCGTAACTGGTGGTGCTAGCGGCATCGGACGTGCAATCGCGAAAGAGTACGCTGACCAGGGGGCGAACGTCGTCATCGGTGACATCAGCCGCGACCCACGCATGGGCGGGGAGCCCACCGACGAAGTGATCGCCGACGAAAACGGGGAGGCGATGTACGTCGACACCGACGTCACAGACTACGACGACGTGCGCCATCTCGTCGATTCGGCGGTCGAGGAATACGGCTCGCTCGATGTAATGGTCAACAACGCCGGTATCCTCCAGCAGTCGCTCTTACACGAGACGCCAGCCGATGACTGGGAAGAACTGATGCGCATCAACGTGGACGGCGTCTACTACGGGACGAAAGCCGCCGTCGACCACATGATCGACCAGGACAGCGGCAGCATCGTCAACATCTCGTCGATAAGCGGGAAGATCGGTCGTGCGAACGCGCCCGCCTACTGCGCGTCGAAGGGTGCGGTGACGATGATGACCCGACAGAACGCCATCGACTACGGACCAGAGGGGATCCGGGTCAACGCCATCGGTCCCGGTGGCACGCTGACCGCGATGGTCCACGAGGTCATGAGCGAGGAGCGCCAGGAGTATCTGGAGGACGCGACGCCGCTTCGCCGGTTGGCCGAACCCGACGAGATAGCCGACGTGGCGACGTTCCTCGCCTCGGATATGGCGAGTTACGTCAACGGGCACGTCCTCATCACCGACGGCGGATTCTCCATCGTCTGAGCGGGCTGGCGGTCACACTCGACACGCCATCGCTCGATACTTTTGGTGGTCGCGGTGTGACCACGTGGTGCTATGAGACCCCATCCAGTAGACATAAATAATCCGCAACTCTGGAACCAATTACCATGTTCGACCAGCAGTCGCCTCGTTCGGCGACCTATCGCGACGCCGTATTGCAGTGGTGGGACGCGCTCGACCGTGGCTGGAAAGCCGCTCTTTTCGGCATCCTCATCGTTCTCCCGCACCTCTCGGGAGTTCTCCCCTGATGATGTCGCTGGCGGCGCGAGCACGGACGCTTGCACCGGGCGTGCTCGTCCTGTTCGGGATTGCCCTGTTCTCGCGGGGCTTTGCGACCGTCGTGCCCGCGATGAGCCCCCTGATCGTCGCTATCGGATGCGGTGCGCTCGTGGCCAACACCACGGGCGTTCCCGACTGGGTCCGTCCGGGGCTCGACAACCACAAACTCCTCCTGGAGACGGGCATCGTGCTCTTGGGAGTGCGGCTGACGATTGCGCAGGTCATCGAGACCGGTCCGATGGTGGCCGCGTTGGCAGCGTTCATGGTGGTCTTCGGTGTCCTCTACATGGAAACGGTCGTCGGCCGGCTCTTCGACGTTGGCAAGCGCACGACGTCGCTGCTCGCGGCCGGTGCGAGCGTCTGTGGCGTCTCTGCCGTCTTGGCCGTGGCGGGGAGCATCGACGTCGACGAGACGGACATCACCTACGCCGTCGCCACGATCCTCCTGTTCGACGCCATCACGCTCGTCGTCTTTCCGCTCGTCGGCGACCTCCTCCAGATTTCGGGCAAGCAGTTCGGTATCTGGGCAGGCCTGAGTCTGTTCAGTACCGGCCCGACGGCGGCAGTCGGCTTCGCCGTCTCGGAGACCGCCGGCCAGTGGGCGACAATCACGAAGCTCGCTCGGAACACGTTCATCGGAATCATCGTCGTCGGGTACGCCGTCCGATACGCGACCACTGAGACGAACCAACTGAACGTGGCACAGATCTGGGGCCGGTTCCCCAAATTCCTCTTTGGCTTCCTGGTCGTCGTTCTCATCGTGAACCTGAGCGGGCCTTCGACCACCGCCGTCGCCTCTATCGGGACGATTCGCGACTGGCTGTTCCTGCTGGCGTTCGTCGGGCTCGGCTTCGACATCGACGTCGACGAGCTGCGTGCCACTGGAATTCGGCCAGTGCTCCTCGTGTTAGTGCATCTCGTCACGGTCAGCGTGCTCACGCTCTCGCTGGTCCTCTCGCTCTTCTGAGTCTCCACCCAAATGTTTATATCTGGGCAGGTAGACTCCCATTCTGCATGCCGGATCGATACTTACAGGTAGTCGAACCGTCGGACAACGTCGCGACGGCGCTCCGTGAACTGGAGGCAGGCGAGACAGTCACGGTCGCCGTCGGCGACGAGGAACGAACAATCGAGGTACAGGAGGACGTCATCTTCGGACACAAGATCGCCGTCGAGGACATCGCGTCGGGCGAGACCATCACGAAGTACGGGAAGTCCATCGGCAACGCGACCGAGGACATCCCAGCTGGCACGTGGGTCCACGTCCAGAACGTCGAGAGCAACTACGGCCGGGGCGACCTCGCCGGCGACGAACAGACCGCGACGGTGAGTGAGTAATCATGAGCGAATTCCTCGGATACGAACGGGACGATGGGAGTGTCGGCATTCGAAACCACGTGGCGATTATCTCGACGGCGCCGTACGCCAACGACACGGTCAAGCGCGCTGCGGACATCATCGACGGGGCGGTCCCCATCACGCACCCGCTGGGCCGCTGTCAGACCAAGCCCGACGTGTTCCAGACCTACCGGACGCTGCTGGGCTACGGGACACACCCGAACGTCTACGGCACCGTCGTCGTCGCCCACGCCGGCGAGATCGTCGACGGTGACGAGCTGGCCGCGGACGTCGCCGAGACCGGTCGCCCGAGCGACTCGGTCAACATCCACGCCGAGAAAGGCGTCATGAACGCACTGAAGCGCACCGTGGACTCCGCGCGTGACATGGTTCAGGAAGCCAGCGCCCAGCGCCGCGTCCCCGCGGACATGTCGAACCTCACCTTCGGTATCAACTGCGCGACGTCGGACACGACGAGCGGTCTCTGTCAGCACAAGGCGACGGCCCGAGCGGTCTGGCGGCTCATCGACGAGCACGGCGGCCGGGGCTGTTTCGCCGAGACGCCGGAGTTCTTCGGCGGCGAGAACGAGCTCTCCGAGCGGGCGGTCAACGACGAGGTTCGAGACGAGATTCTCGAACGCGTCGACAACTGGGACAAGCGACTGCAGGCGACGGGTTACGACGTCCGCGGTGCCCAGCCGACGCCGGACAACATGGACGGCGGACTCACCACCATCGAGGAGAAGTCGCTGGGTGCGCTGGTGAAATCCGGCGACGGTCCGATTCAGGACATCATCGACTACGGCGCGAAGATCCCTGACGACTCGGGGATGTACATCATGGACACGCCGGGCCACGGTGCCGAGTCCGTGACCGGCATCGGCGCGGGCGGCGCCCACTTCATGGTCATCTCGACGGGCCAGGGCCACACGCTGTCGAACGCCATCATGCCGACCATCAAGATCACCGGGAACCCCGGCAGCGCCGAGCGCGTCCCCGAACAGACCGACGTCGACGTCAGCGAAGCACTGGTCGGTGACGAGACCTTCGACTGGGCCGGCGACCAGCTGTGGGACGAGATCGAGAAGGTCGTCAACGGCCAGGTGACGCTGAGCGAGGCGATGGGCGAGAGCCAGTTCGCCATCCACCGCATCGGCCCCTCGACCTGAACCTCCCGGCGGCGCGCGTCTGGCTGGGTAATCTGGCCTCTTTATTTACAAATAAATAGAGAAAATTGAATAAACGCTAACAAAGATTTATATACATTCGACGACCACCCCGTTGTATGGGGACCGAGAGAACATACCTCAAGGACGCACCGGAACAGTCGACGGAGATCTCGAAAGAAGTGCGTGACAGCGTTTACGACATCCTATCACAGATCCGTGAAGAACAGGACGAGGCAATCCG
This DNA window, taken from Haloarcula ordinaria, encodes the following:
- a CDS encoding SDR family NAD(P)-dependent oxidoreductase is translated as MLDSKTAVVTGGASGIGRAIAKEYADQGANVVIGDISRDPRMGGEPTDEVIADENGEAMYVDTDVTDYDDVRHLVDSAVEEYGSLDVMVNNAGILQQSLLHETPADDWEELMRINVDGVYYGTKAAVDHMIDQDSGSIVNISSISGKIGRANAPAYCASKGAVTMMTRQNAIDYGPEGIRVNAIGPGGTLTAMVHEVMSEERQEYLEDATPLRRLAEPDEIADVATFLASDMASYVNGHVLITDGGFSIV
- a CDS encoding YeiH family protein, whose translation is MMSLAARARTLAPGVLVLFGIALFSRGFATVVPAMSPLIVAIGCGALVANTTGVPDWVRPGLDNHKLLLETGIVLLGVRLTIAQVIETGPMVAALAAFMVVFGVLYMETVVGRLFDVGKRTTSLLAAGASVCGVSAVLAVAGSIDVDETDITYAVATILLFDAITLVVFPLVGDLLQISGKQFGIWAGLSLFSTGPTAAVGFAVSETAGQWATITKLARNTFIGIIVVGYAVRYATTETNQLNVAQIWGRFPKFLFGFLVVVLIVNLSGPSTTAVASIGTIRDWLFLLAFVGLGFDIDVDELRATGIRPVLLVLVHLVTVSVLTLSLVLSLF
- a CDS encoding UxaA family hydrolase, producing MPDRYLQVVEPSDNVATALRELEAGETVTVAVGDEERTIEVQEDVIFGHKIAVEDIASGETITKYGKSIGNATEDIPAGTWVHVQNVESNYGRGDLAGDEQTATVSE
- a CDS encoding UxaA family hydrolase — its product is MSEFLGYERDDGSVGIRNHVAIISTAPYANDTVKRAADIIDGAVPITHPLGRCQTKPDVFQTYRTLLGYGTHPNVYGTVVVAHAGEIVDGDELAADVAETGRPSDSVNIHAEKGVMNALKRTVDSARDMVQEASAQRRVPADMSNLTFGINCATSDTTSGLCQHKATARAVWRLIDEHGGRGCFAETPEFFGGENELSERAVNDEVRDEILERVDNWDKRLQATGYDVRGAQPTPDNMDGGLTTIEEKSLGALVKSGDGPIQDIIDYGAKIPDDSGMYIMDTPGHGAESVTGIGAGGAHFMVISTGQGHTLSNAIMPTIKITGNPGSAERVPEQTDVDVSEALVGDETFDWAGDQLWDEIEKVVNGQVTLSEAMGESQFAIHRIGPST